The Streptomyces halobius genomic interval AGCCGCTACGTACGGAGGAGCCGGTGACGGCAGCACGACAGGAGTCGGAGAAGCGGGGCATGGAGAACGACGGGGGCAGCGCCGAGAACGGCGGGGGCGCCACACGCACCACCCGCGTGCCCAAGTACTACCGGCTCAAGCGGCACTTGCTGGAGATCACCGAGACCCTGCCACCCGGCACACCGGTGCCGCCCGAACGCACCCTGGCCGCGGAGTTCGACACCTCCCGTACGACGGTGCGCCAGGCCCTCCAGGAACTGGTCGTCGAAGGCCGTCTGGAGCGCATCCAGGGCAAGGGCACCTTCGTCGCCAAGCCCAAGGTCTCCCAGGCCCTGCAACTGACCTCCTACACCGAGGACATGCGCGCTCAGGGCCTGGAGCCGGCCTCCCAGCTGCTGGACATCGGCTATGTCACCGCCGGCGACCGGCTGGCCGGCCTGCTGGACATCGCCACCGGCGGCCGGGTGCTGCGCATCGAGCGGCTGCGGCTGGCCAGCGGCGAACCGATGGCCATCGAGACCACCCATCTGTCGGCCAAGCGGTTTCCGGCGCTGCGCCGGAACCTCGTCAGGTACACCTCCCTCTACACCGCGCTGGCCGAGGTCTACGACGTCCGGCTCGCCGAGGCCGAGGAGACCATCGAGACCTCGCTCGCCACTCCGCGCGAGGCGGGGTTGCTGGGCACCGACGTCGGCCTGCCGATGCTGATGCTCTCCCGGCACTCCCTCGACGCCCAGGGGCAGCCGGTGGAATGGGTGCGCTCTGTCTACCGCGGCGACCGCTACAAGTTCGTCGCCAGGCTGCAGCGCCCCGGCGACTGAGCTCAACCGCCCCCGCGGGTGACCGAGTTGTCCACAGCGGCACGGTTGTCCACACGGCGTGGCGAGGGGCATCGTCCTGCTCTACGGTCCTTTCGTCATCGCAATGACGGGAGGCCCACCGGTGCGCGTCGCCAGCACACAAACCATCACCACCTGGACGGCCGTCGCCCTGCTCGGGGCGACCGGGCGCGAGGTGCCGAAGGGTCTCGGTCCACTACCACGCACACACGGCAGCAACGAGGAAGGTGCGCAAGGAAGCAGAGGGAACGCTGTGACGGCTTCCCGTCGGGAACGCCGGATCTGCTGGTGCGTAGGGGAGTTGACAGGCGAACCGACGCCGCCCCACCCGCCTTATCGGCCTCAGCCGTCCCCGCCGCGGTGCCATACCGATATGCGGACAGCTAGTGACGCGCTCCGAGGCTCTGCCATAGATTTCCAGCCCATTACACAGGAGATCGTCAGGACGGAGCCAACGCCATGCCAGAGTCGGCCGAATCGCCAGGTACCAGACAGATCGTCACGCCCACCCGGGTCGTGGCCGGGCTGTGTCTGCTCGCTCCGTTCATCGCGATGCTGTGGGTGAGTTCCTATGCGAAGGTCGAACCGATCCTGATCGGGATCCCGTTCTTCTACTGGTACCAAATGCTGTGGGTGCTGATCTCGACCGGACTGACGACAATCGCCTACAAGCTCGTCCGGCGTGAGAAGCGCGCGGCCAAGGGCGGTGCGGCACAGTGACTCCAGACCCCTCCGCCACCCCGCTCGCGGCCGCCTCGACCGACGGTGTGAACGGCGTCGCACTGACCGTCTTCGTGTTCTTCTTCGTGGCCGTGACGGTCATGGGTTTCCTGGCCGCCCGCTGGCGCAAGGCCGAGCAGTCCGCCAACCTCGACGAATGGGGCCTGGGCGGCCGTAGCTTCGGCACCTGGGTGACATGGTTCCTGCTCGGCGGCGACCTCTACACCGCGTACACCTTCGTGGCCGTCCCGGCGGCGATCTACGCGGCGGGCGCGGCCGGCTTCTTCGCCGTCCCGTACACCATCCTGGTCTATCCCCTGATCTTCACCTTCCTCCCCCGCCTGTGGTCGGTCTCCCACAAGCACGGATACGTCACCACCTCCGACTTCGTGCGCGGCCGCTTCGGCTCCAAGGGCCTGTCGCTGGCCGTGGCGCTCACCGGTCTGCTCGCCACGATGCCGTACATCGCGCTCCAACTGGTCGGCATCCAGGCCGTCCTGGACGTGATGGGCGTCGGCGGCGGTGCGCACGCCAACTGGTTCATCAAGGACTTGCCGCTGCTGATCGCGTTCGCCGTGCTGGCGGCGTACACCTACTCCTCGGGACTGCGGGCCCCCGCACTCATCGCGTTCGTCAAGGACGGGCTGATCTACCTCGTCATCGCCGTCGCCATCATCTACATCCCGATCAAACTGGGCGGTTTCGACGCGATTTTCGACTCGGCCGGGAAGGCGTTCGCCGAACCGGGGCCGAACGGCAGGCCACGCGGTGCGCTCACCACCGGCCCCAACGCGCAATGGGCGTACGCGACTCTGGCGCTCGGCTCCGCGCTGGCGCTCTTCATGTATCCGCACTCGATCACCGCGACGCTGTCTTCCCGGAGCCGCAATGTGATCCGCCGCAACACCACGATCCTGCCGCTGTACTCCCTGATGCTGGGCTTCCTGGCGCTGCTCGGCTTCATGGCGATCAAGGCCGGTACGGACGTCAAGGGCAACCCGCAGCTGGCGATTCCGCAGCTGTTCGAGGATGTCTTCCCGAGCTGGTTCTCGGGTGTCGCGTTCGCCGCGATCGGCATCGGCGCGCTGGTGCCGGCCGCGATCATGTCGATCGCCGCGGCCAACCTCTTCACCCGCAACGTCTACAAGGATTTCCTCAAACCGGGCGCCACCCCGGAGCAGGAGCACAAGGTCGCCAAGCTGGTGTCGCTGCTGGTGAAGGTCGGCGCGCTCGCCTTCGTCCTGACCATGGACAAGACGGTCGCGATCAACTTCCAGCTGCTGGGCGGTATTTGGATCCTGCAGACCATGCCGGCCCTGGTCGGCGGTCTGTTCACCCGCTGGTTCCACCGCTGGGCGCTGCTGGCCGGCTGGGCGGCCGGCATGCTCTACGGCACGCTCGCGGCGTACGGCGTGGCCAGCCCCACCCAGAAGCACTTCGGCGGCTCGTCCGCCGCGATCCCCGGCATCGGTGAGATCGGCTACATCGGCCTGACCGCGTTCGTGCTGAACGTCCTGGTCACGGTCGTGCTGACGGTCGCCCTGAAAGCCGCGAAGGCCCCGGAGGGCGTCGACGAGACCAGCCCGGGCGACTACACGGCGGACGTCGGGGACAAGGGCGTCACGGCCGATCTTCCGCCCGCTACGGCGGAGGCTCCGGCCGGCCGCTGAGCCTTCCGCTCCGGCGAACGCACGGGCTGCCGCGTCCCTTTGGGGATGCGGCAGGCCCGCTGTCCTGTCAGGACGCGTCTCACCGTCCGGACGGGGTCGGTTCACCCAGTCCTTGAGCGCTTCGGTTTCGAGAGTGATTCCCACGGGGTCCGGGAGGTGGAGCTGCTTGCCGTACCGCACGGTGCGCACGATCTCGTAGCGGGCACCGTCAGGCTCACTGTGGACCGCCACCTGGCAGTCCTGACGGCCGATCAACAGGTAGAGCGGAATGACTGTCTCCGCGTACGCACGGGCTTCTCCACCCGATAGCGCTGGTCGGCGTCCGAGTCGTGCGAGGTGACTCGACGACCATCAACACCGGTCCGGGATCTACCCATTCGCCCTGGCCGGCGAAGGCGCCGCTGGGCGCGAGCGCACCATCCGTGCGAGCCCTGCCTCCTCGGGACGCCTGCACCGTGAGTCCCTGACCGGGAGAGAGCCACAGTTCTGGGCGCGACTGGAAGAAGACGCGACTGGAAAGAAGATACGCGTCAGCCGCTGGCTGATCCGTCCGTGGTTGCCTCCGGCATGGCCTTGCTCCTGACCTTCCCGTCAATGAGCTCCAACCGCGCGCCTTCCTCCAAGCGGTCAAGTGTCCGGGCGGCCTCTTCGAAGTGCTCGACGAACGTGATGTGCGGGCGGTCGGCAAGCGCGGTCATGAGGCCTTCTCCTTCTGCCGTCGGACAGATCAGGGAACGTGGAAGCGACGATAGCCGAGGCCACTGACAGACACCGCCCGATCACACACGACACACTAGATATGGGGGTGCGCGCGAGGAGCCACCCCCACATGTATGCTCATGCTCGCTGTCGCCGCAGGGGAATCCGGTGCGAATCCGGAACTGTCCCGCAACGGTGTATCGAGCGTACGCAACCGCGTACCCGTCAGTCCGAGGACCTGCCGGCAGTACGTCCGCACCGCCATGGGTGCGGCACGTCATACGTCCGGGCCTCGCGGGTTGGGCCGGTGGACGCCGCGCGGTGTGCCCGCGCACCCTGGACCGTACCGGGGTGCCGCATGCCCGCGAGCGACCGCCGCGCCCCTCCCTCCTGGCCCCCGCCGAGTGAGGGAGAGCACCACGTGACCATCGCGCCAACGGAGCCCGCGTCAGACGCCGAGGTCGGACAGCCCGCGGTGGCCACCCAGCACCCCCGGGCCGGGCGGGCCGATGACAGGCACGACGGGCCGGGCACCGCCCTGCTGCGGACCCTGACCGAGCTGACCGAGGACCTGACCGCCACCGACCCCGGCAAGGTGGCCGCCGCCGCCCTGCGCGGCCGGCACCCGGGCGCAGACGAGGCCGAGTTGCGGTCGCTGGCCATCGACGCCGCGGCCGGTCTGATCGGTGACGAGCCGCAGTACTCCCAGCTCGCCGCGCGGCTGCTCACCCGCGCCATCGCGGAGGAAGCCGCAGGCCAGGGCGCCACCTCGTTCTCCGCCTCGGTCGCCACCGGCCATCGCGAGGGCCTGATCGCCGACCGGACCGCGGAGTTCGTACGGACCCACGCCGCCCGGCTGGACGGGCTCGTGCGGCAAGCCCTGGAGGAAGGCGCCGACGACCGGTTCGGGTACTTCGGGCTGCGCACCCTGCACTCCCGCTATCTGCTCCGGCACCCCACCACCCGTCAGGTCGTCGAGACCCCCCAGCACTTCCTGCTGCGGGTCGCCTGCGGCCTGGCCGAGGACCACTCCGAGCGGGCGCTGGCGGACGTCGCCGAGCTCTACCGGCTGACCAGCACCCTCTCCTACCTCCCCTCCTCCCCCACGCTCTTCAACTCCGGCACCCGCCACCCCCAGATGTCGTCCTGCTATCTGCTGGACTCCCCGCTGGACGAGCTCGACTCGATCTATGACCGATACCACCAGGTCGCCCGGCTCTCCAAGCACGCCGGCGGCATCGGTCTCTCCTACTCCCGGATCCGCGCACGGGGATCGCTGATCCGGGGCACCAACGGTCACTCCAACGGCATCGTGCCGTTCCTGCGCACCCTGGACGCCTCCGTCGCGGCGGTGAACCAGGGCGGCCGCCGCAAGGGCGCGGCCTGTGTCTACCTGGAGACCTGGCACGCCGACATCGAGGAGTTCCTGGAGCTGCGCGACAACACCGGTGAGGAGGCCCGCCGTACGCACAACCTCAACATCGCGCACTGGATCCCGGACGAGTTCATGCGCCGGGTGGAGGCGGACGCCGACTGGTCGCTGTTCTCGCCGTCCGACGCGCCGGAGCTGGTGGACCTGTGGGGCGAGGAGTTCGACGCCGCCTACCGCAATGCCGAGGCGGAGGGCCGGGCGCTCAAGCAGATCCCGGCCCGGCTGCTGTACTCCCGCATGATGCGCACCCT includes:
- a CDS encoding GntR family transcriptional regulator gives rise to the protein MENDGGSAENGGGATRTTRVPKYYRLKRHLLEITETLPPGTPVPPERTLAAEFDTSRTTVRQALQELVVEGRLERIQGKGTFVAKPKVSQALQLTSYTEDMRAQGLEPASQLLDIGYVTAGDRLAGLLDIATGGRVLRIERLRLASGEPMAIETTHLSAKRFPALRRNLVRYTSLYTALAEVYDVRLAEAEETIETSLATPREAGLLGTDVGLPMLMLSRHSLDAQGQPVEWVRSVYRGDRYKFVARLQRPGD
- a CDS encoding DUF3311 domain-containing protein; translated protein: MPESAESPGTRQIVTPTRVVAGLCLLAPFIAMLWVSSYAKVEPILIGIPFFYWYQMLWVLISTGLTTIAYKLVRREKRAAKGGAAQ
- the mctP gene encoding monocarboxylate uptake permease MctP, with the translated sequence MNGVALTVFVFFFVAVTVMGFLAARWRKAEQSANLDEWGLGGRSFGTWVTWFLLGGDLYTAYTFVAVPAAIYAAGAAGFFAVPYTILVYPLIFTFLPRLWSVSHKHGYVTTSDFVRGRFGSKGLSLAVALTGLLATMPYIALQLVGIQAVLDVMGVGGGAHANWFIKDLPLLIAFAVLAAYTYSSGLRAPALIAFVKDGLIYLVIAVAIIYIPIKLGGFDAIFDSAGKAFAEPGPNGRPRGALTTGPNAQWAYATLALGSALALFMYPHSITATLSSRSRNVIRRNTTILPLYSLMLGFLALLGFMAIKAGTDVKGNPQLAIPQLFEDVFPSWFSGVAFAAIGIGALVPAAIMSIAAANLFTRNVYKDFLKPGATPEQEHKVAKLVSLLVKVGALAFVLTMDKTVAINFQLLGGIWILQTMPALVGGLFTRWFHRWALLAGWAAGMLYGTLAAYGVASPTQKHFGGSSAAIPGIGEIGYIGLTAFVLNVLVTVVLTVALKAAKAPEGVDETSPGDYTADVGDKGVTADLPPATAEAPAGR
- a CDS encoding ribonucleoside-diphosphate reductase subunit alpha, with protein sequence MTIAPTEPASDAEVGQPAVATQHPRAGRADDRHDGPGTALLRTLTELTEDLTATDPGKVAAAALRGRHPGADEAELRSLAIDAAAGLIGDEPQYSQLAARLLTRAIAEEAAGQGATSFSASVATGHREGLIADRTAEFVRTHAARLDGLVRQALEEGADDRFGYFGLRTLHSRYLLRHPTTRQVVETPQHFLLRVACGLAEDHSERALADVAELYRLTSTLSYLPSSPTLFNSGTRHPQMSSCYLLDSPLDELDSIYDRYHQVARLSKHAGGIGLSYSRIRARGSLIRGTNGHSNGIVPFLRTLDASVAAVNQGGRRKGAACVYLETWHADIEEFLELRDNTGEEARRTHNLNIAHWIPDEFMRRVEADADWSLFSPSDAPELVDLWGEEFDAAYRNAEAEGRALKQIPARLLYSRMMRTLAQTGNGWMTFKDAANRTANQTAEPGRVVHSSNLCTEILEVTDDGETAVCNLGSVNLAAHLGEDGEMDWQKLDATVRTAVTFLDRVVDINFYPTEQAAASNSRWRPVGLGLMGLQDVFFRLRLPFDSPEARELSTRISERIMLAAYEASADLAERHGPHPAWSATRTARGVLHPDHYPDAEPRWADRWAALRSRIAATGMRNSLLLAIAPTATIASIAGVYECIEPQVSNLFKRETLSGEFLQVNAYLIEELKELGMWDARTRDALREANGSVQELGWIPEDVRARYRTAWEIPQRALIDMAAARTPYLDQSQSLNLFLASPTIGKLSSMYAYAWKHGIKTTYYLRSRPATRIAQSARAATTTAPVPQQATDPEAVACSLENPESCEACQ